The Armatimonadota bacterium region GTGCGCGGTGTCCAGGCAGATCCCGACCCGCTCATCCCCGTCCAGGGCGTCCACAAGCGCCGCGAGCTCTCCGAACGTCCCCCCCAGGGTGCGGCCCGCGCTGCCCTCCAGGAGCACCAAGGCCCGGTCCGTGGCCGCTAGCCCCCTCCGCACCGCCCGGGCCACCCGGCGGACCGCCTCCGCGAATCCGCAGTCTCTCGCGCTTCCGATGTGGGTCACCACCCCCAACCCCTCCAGGACCTCCATCACCTCCAGGGCGTGCCCGAGCGCCCGCACGGACCGCTCGTACACCTCTCCGGAAGCCGCCAGGTTCAGGAGATACGGGGTGTGGGCCACGAGGGGATCGAGGCCACTACGGGCTCGTTCCCTGCGGAATTCCGCCAGGTCCTCCGGAGGGTACCGAACCGCCCGCCAGCTCCGGGGGTTTCCCACGAAGATCTGGAGGCACTCGCACCCGATGGCCAAGGCCCGGGCAATGGCGCTGGAGAGGCGGCCCCGGATGGAGACGTGGGCCCCGAACCGCACGGATCTACTGTACCAGACCTGGACTACCATGGGAGGAGAACCGACCAGGAGGCTCCGGATGGCTCAGCTCGGGTTCAACACACTCGCGGTGCATGCGGGAAGCCCTCCGGATCCCTTCGGGGCCCTCGTCCCGCCCCTCTACCAGACCAGTACCTTTACCTTCGAGACCGTGGCCGATGGCGCCCGGCGCGCGAACGAGCGGATCCCCGCGGCCTTCTACACCCGATGGGGCAACCCGACCCTACGCGCGTGCGCGGACCGCCTCGCCGCCCTGGAGGGCGGGGAGGCGTGTCTGCTGGCCGCCTCGGGGATGGCAGCCACCAGCCAGGCGGTGCTGGCGGTGGTGCGGGGCGGCGATCACCTCGTGGCCCCCGTCTCCCTCTACTCCGGCACTTTCGAGCTCTTTGCCCAAGTCCTTCCGCGCTACGGGGTCGAGGTCACCTTCGTGGACCCGGAGGATCCGGAGAACTACGCCCGCGCCGTCCGGCCGAACACGAAGCTCGTGTACCTGGAAACGCCTGCCAACCCGGTGCTGCAGATCACGGACATCGCCGCCGTGGCCCGCATCGCTCGCCAGGCGGGCATCCTCTCCATGGCGGACAACACCTTTGCCACCCCATACAACACACGACCTCTCGCGCTCGGGGTGGACGTGGTGGTGCACAGCGCCACCAAGGCTTTGGGCGGGCACCACCACTTGGTCCTGGGCGCCGTGGTGGGCAAGCGGGACTTCATCGAACGGTGCTGGGAGCAGGTGCGGGTCTACGGCGGATGCGCAGATCCCTTCGCCGCGTGGCTGCTGCTGGTGGGCGTGCAGACCCTGGGCCTGCGGATGGAGCGGGTGAACCGGACCGCGCTCGAGATCGCCCGCTTCCTCGCGGGCCATCCCCGGGTGGAGCGGGTGTACTACCCGGGCCTTCCAGAGCATCCGAACCACGCGGTGGCGCGCAGGCAGATGCACGGGTTTGGAGGCATGCTGGCGTTTGAGGTGCGGGGAGGACTGGAGGCCGGCGTCCGGCTGGTGGAGCGGCTGCGGGTCATCCAGCGGGCGGTGAGCCTCGGGGGCGTGCATTCCCTCGCCACCCACCCGGCCAGCACCACGCACGCACACATGCCGCGGGAGGAGCGGATCCGGGCCGGCATCCGCGACGGCCTCATCCGTCTCTCCGTGGGCATCGAGGATCTTGAAGATCTCCTCGCGGACCTGGAGCAGGCTCTGGAATGAGACTGGATCCCCGGCTCGCGGAGCGGCTGGCCCAGGCCCGCATCCTGGTGGACCCCGAACCCCTCGTCCGCGCGCATCTCCCCGACTGGGAGGCCAAGGCGGTACAGCGACGGGCGGACCGGTTCCACGCGCCCTTTCTCATCACCGTTCACCCGGATGGCGTCCGGGTGATCTGTCGGGAGACGGAGTGGGCGCAGGCGGGCCGGGGGCTGCACGCCATCCGGGTGGAGACCGGATGGCGGATGATCACCCTGGAGGTGGACCTGCACGGGGAGGCCACAGACCTCCTCCCCACGGTCGCGGGCCTCCTCCAACGGAGGGGAATCATCGCCCACCCGCTTCCCACCTTCCACCGGGACCGCCTCCTGGTGCACGAGTCCCAACTGGAGCAGGCCCTCCAGCTCCTGCGGGACCTCCAGGCCACGGCGTGAGCCCTCGGGCGGGGACCGGATGCCGGACGTGCAGCCTAGGATCGGGCAGGGAGGCGCGAGGCGAGCAACGCGCCGAAGGCAGCCAAAGCTGCAGCAACCCAGATCACCGCGGGGATGCTGGTGCGGTCCGCGAGGATCCCAAACGGCGTGGCGAACAGGGAAGCGAAGGAGGAGACGGCGACCTGCATCCCCCCTCCCAGGGCCCGCCGGCCCGGCAGGTACTGTTGGCCCAGCACCAGGGAGACGGGAAGGGTCCCCATGGAGCTGGCGCCCACCAGCATCATCATGGGGTACACGCCCCCGGGCGGCACGAGGGGGAGCAGGGCCACGAGTCCGGCCAGGGCCGCGATGGTGGCAGCCAGCACGGATTTGGGACCGAAGCGATCCGCGAGCCGGCCCAGGAGGGGAGAGGAGACGATGCCGCTGGCGAGCAGCAGGGAGAGGGCCAGGGAGGCCTCCGTCCGGCTCCGGCCCAGGGTGTCGATGAGGTAGCCCAGATAGAAGATCGTGACCGCCAGGTGGACGGCCCCCCGCAGGAGGCTCACCAGGAGGACGTTGAGGTACGCGGGCCAGTCGTCCCGGCCTTCCTCATCCGGGACCGAGGCGGACGCGGCGGGGGAGGCCGATGCGCGGGGCGTGACGAGCCCGAGGGAAATCGCCATGGGGAGCCCCACGAGCAACCACCACCGCATTCCCCCAAGACCCTGAAGATCCGTGAGAAGCGCCACCACCGCCGGGCCCAGAGCCCACCCCAGGTTGCCGCCGATGCTGAAGGTCGCCATGGCGGTGGCCCGCCGCTCCTCCCCGGACAGGTAGACGGTCCGCACCGCCTCCGGGTGGAACAGCGCACTCCCCAGCGCGATGAGGGCGAGGGCTACGGTCGCGCTGCGCGCGTCGTGGACAAAGCCCGCGCCTCCGAGGCCCAGGGCGGTGAGGGCCACCCCCGCCGCGGGCATCCACGGCTGGGGCCGCCAGTCCGCCCACAACCCTGCACCGATCTGCGCCACTCCTCCGCCCAGGGAGGAGGCCGTGACGAGGATCCCCGTGAGCGTGTAGGAGAGCGCGAGCTGCGTGCGGAAGTGCTGGACGAGGGCGGGGAGGGCGCCTGAGCCCGCGTCCACCGCCGCGTGCCCGACCACGAGGAGGAGCACAAACCACCCCAGACGCGGAGGGGTCCGGGGGACCGCGGCGGAATCGGTGACGGCCGGCCTCGTGGCGTTCACGGGACACCTCGGGAACGACTCCATCATAGCGCCCTTCACACCTTCTTGACCTCCTGGGTGTACTTCGCGGGGAGGTGGATCCCATGCGGTGGGGCATTTTGGCCCTCGCGCTGAGCCTGACCGCCACCGTGCCGGGGGCGGGGGCCCCGCAGGTCACGGTCTACGCCCGGAGGCTCGAGATCCCGTGGCAGCTGGCCTTCGCGCCGGACGGCCGGGCCTTCGTGACGGAACGGCCCGGCCGGATCCGGGTGATCCGCTCGGGTCGGCTGGAACCGGATCCCGTGGCCCAGCTGCCGGTGGCACACGTGGGAGAGGGAGGGCTGTTGGGACTTGCCCTCCACCCGGAGTTTCCCCGGCAGCCCTACGTCTACGTGTACTACACCTACGAGGCCGGGGGACTGCGCAACCGCGTGGAGCGCCTGCGGGAGGAGGGCGGTCGGCTCGTGCGGGATCGGGTGATCCTGGACGGCATTCCCGGTGCCTTCGTGCACGACGGCGGACGCCTGCATTTCGGGCCGGACGGCATGCTGTACGTGGGCACCGGAGACGCCCGCTCCCCCGCCCTCGCCCAGGACCGCACGAGCCTGGCGGGCAAGATCCTGCGGGTCTCGCCGGACGGGGGCGTCCCCCGCGACAACCCATTCCCCGGATCTCCCGTGTACTCCCTCGGCCACCGGAACGTCCAGGGGCTCGCGTGGCATCCCCGCACCCGCCAGCTCTACGCCACGGAACACGGGCCCACCGGGGACCGGGGCTTCGCCCACGACGAGGTGAACCTCATCCGGCCGGGCGGCAACTACGGGTGGCCGGAGGTCCTGTGCGGCACCCCCCACCCGCCCGGGTTCACCGATGCCCTGGCCTGCAGCGGGGACGAGACGTGGGCGCCCTCCGGGGCCACCTTCGTCTCGCGCGGCGCATGGCGGGAGGGGTTGCTCGTGGCCAACCTGCGCGGCGCGCACCTGCGGCTGTTCACCTTGAACGGGGAGGGCACCCGGGTGGTGCGGCAGGAACGGGTGCTGGGAGGATTTGGCCGCCTGCGGGACGTGGTGGAAGGTCCGGACGGGGCCCTGTACGTGCTCACGAGCAACCGGGATGGCCGGGGAAGCCCCACCCCCGAGGACGACCGGATCCTGCGGATCCTCCCCCCCTAGCGCGGTACCATGGAGGTGCGATGAGCGTGGCGGCCCGGAAGGAGGAGCTGCGTCGGCGTATCATCCGAGGGCGGGCCGCAGAGCCGGACAAGGAGGCCAAGAGCCGGGCCATCCTCGAGAGGGTGTTCCGACTCCCGCCGTTCCGGCAGGCCCGCACGGTGCTGTTCTACGTGGACGCGGGGAGCGAGGTCCGCACGCGCGCCTTCATCCCCAGGGCCATGGCCCTGGGGAAGCGGGTCGCGGTGCCGTACTGTGCCCGGGACGAGCAGGGACAGGACGCGCTCCGGCTGTTCCTGCTCCAGGACCTCCAGGAGCTGGAGCCGGGTGCCTTCGGCATCCTGGAACCGAAACCCGAGCTGCGCGGGTACCCTGAGCGGGCCCTGGCGGCGCAGGAGGTGGACATGGTCCTGGTGCCGGGCGTGGTGTTCGATCGTCGGGGCGGCCGCATCGGGCACGGATGGGGATACTACGACCGGCTGCTCCGAAGCGTGCGGCCTGACTGCTGGCTCGTGGGGCTCGCGTACGAGTGCCAGGTGGTGGAAGAGGTTCCCATGGAGCCCCGGGACGTCTTCGTGGACCTGGTGGTCACGGAACGCGCCGTCTACGTGGGCCGCGGGCGACCTTCGGGCACCAGAGGCGCCGGGTGGGTCCTCTAGCGGGATCGCCTCGGCGGGGGCCCGGGGTCAGGAAGCAGGAGCACCGCGATCTCTCCGGGCCGCACGAAGCCCAGTTCCTCCCGCGCGATGCGCTCCACGACCTTCGGGTCGTGGAGCCGATGGATCTCCTCCCGAAGCCGCCGGTTCTGTGCAAGGAGGCTTGCCCGGACGTGCTCCAGGGTACGGACCTCGCGGTCCAGCCAGTAGGCCCGGGAGGCGGATCGGGCGAGGGAGCCGGTCAGGAACGCCATCAGGGTCAGGAGCACCAGGAGCTTCCCGAAGCGGGGGAGGGGCGGGGTTCGATGGAGCGTGCGGCGCGGACGCATCTCCGTGATGGGGAACTTTTCGTGCACCTCCCCTGAAACTCCTGCTGCCCCCTCCGGGGATCCCGCAAAAGGGGCACTCATCGGGCAAAGGCGGTACGGCCGGCGTACTGCGCCCGGGACCCCAGTTCCTCCTCGATGCGCAGCAGCTGGTTGTACTTCGCCACGCGCTCCCCACGGCAGGGGGCTCCGGTCTTGATCTGTCCGCACCGCCACGCCACCGCGAGGTCCGCGATGGCCGTGTCCTCCGTCTCCCCGGACCGGTGGGAGAGGATGGCGCGGTAGCCGGCCCGGTGCGCGGCCTGCACCGTCTGCCGGGTTTCCGTGAGGGTGCCGATCTGGTTGGGCTTGATGAGGATGGCGTTCGCACACCGGGACTCCACGCCCCGGCGCAACCGCTCTGGATGCGTGACGAAGAGATCGTCGCCCACGAGCTGCACCCGCTTTCCCAGGGCCTCCGTGAGCGTCCGCCACCCTTCCCAGTCGTCCTCCGCGAGGGGGTCCTCCAGGGAGACCAGGGGGTATCGCTCCAGGAGATCCTCGTAGTACGCGATCATCTCCTCCGCGGACCGGGCCCGGCCCTCCAGGTGGTAGCGACCGTCCCGGTACAGCTCCGAGGCCGCCGCATCCAGCGCCAGGGCCACCTCCTCCCCGGGCCGGTAGCCCGCGGCTCCGATGGCCTCCACCAGGAGATCCAAGGCCTCCGCGGAGGTACGGAGCTCGGGGGCGAACCCTCCCTCATCGCCCACGCCCGTGGCAAACCCCCGGGCCCTCAGGAGCTGCCGCAGGTGGTGGTAGACCTCCGTCCCCACCCGCAGGGCGTCCCGGAAGCTCGGGGCACCCAGAGGAACCAGCAAGAACTCCTGCAGCTCCAAAGGGTTGTCCGCGTGGGCCCCGCCGTTGATGACGTTCAGGAGCGGCACGGGGAGCAGGGTGGCCTCCTCCCCGCCCAGGTACCGGAAGAGGGAGATTCCCCGGTGGGCCGCCTCCGCCTTGGCCACCGCCAGGGAGGCGGCTACGAGGGCATTCGCGCCCAGCCGGGACTTGTTCTCCGTCCCGTCCAGGACGCACAGGAGCCGATCCACGCCCGCCTGGTCCGCGGCGTCCTTGCCCACCAGGGCAGGGGCAAGAAGGTGACGCACGTTCTCCACCGCCCGCAGCACCCCCCGCCCCAGGTAGCGGTTGGGGTCGCGATCCCGCAGCTCCAGGGCCTCATGCGCCCCGGTGCTGGCCCCTGAGGGCGCCGCCGCCCGTCCCCGGGCGCCCCCTTCCACCACCACCTCCACCTCCACGGTGGGGTTGCCCCGGGAGTCCAGGATCTCCCGTGCCGTGAGCGCGATGATGCGTGCCATCCCCTCCTCCTACTCGCGGACGACTCCCAGGATCTCCACCAGCCTCACTGCTTCCGAGGGCGGCACCGGGCGGTCGGGGACTTCCCGTACCCGCACCACCACCCGTCGGGTCCCGAAGTCGATCTCGATGAGATCACCGGGGCGTACCGGGGAAGCCGGCTTGGCCACATGCCCGTTCAGGCGGACCCGGAAGTTCGCGCACAGGGCATGGGCCAGGGTCCGACGCCGGATGAGCCGGCTCTGCTGCAGGAACCGATCGAGGCGCACTTTCAACCCTCGCGCTGCTTCGCCTCCTGCCACAGCCCCACAAGCTCCGAGAGGGGGAGCTGCTCCACTCGCTGCCCCCGCTCCGCCGCGAGCCGCTCCATGGCCTCGAACCGCCGGATGAACTTCCCGCACGCATCCCGCAGCGCTCCTTCCGGGTCGGTGCCGGTGAAGACCGCCACCTTCACCGCGGTCATGAGCACGTCTCCCAGCTCCTCGTGGATGGCCTCCGGGCGGTGGTCCTCCACCGCCTCCCGCAGTTCCCCGACCTCCTCCTCCAGCTTCTCCAGGGCTTCCCGCACGTCCGGCCACTCCCATCCCGCCTCCCGCGCCCGTTTGTACACCTTCTGGGCCCAGAGGAGCGCGGGAAGGGCTGCGGAGACGCCGTCCAGAGCCGAGGTGCCCTCCTCTCCCCGCTCCGCCCGCTTGAGTACCTCCCACCGCTGCTTCACCTGTTCCGGGGTAACCACGCCCTCCACCACGCGCCCTTCTGCGTCCGGGAAGACGTGGGGATGGCGGCGGATCAGCTTGTCGTGGAGGTGCGCGACCACGTCGTGGATGGTGAAGGCACCGGACTCCGCGGCGATCTGGGCGTGGAAGATGACCTGGAGCAGCAGGTCCCCCAGCTCCTCCCGCAGGCGGTCTGCGTCTCCCCGCTCGATGGCGTCCAGAACCTCGTAGGCCTCCTCCAGGAGGTAGGGCCGAAGGGAGCGGTGCGTCTGCTGCCGGTCCCACGGACACCCCCCAGGTCCCCGCAGCGTCGCCATCACGCGCACCAGGTCCTCGAAGGTGGGCCGCGCCATCCCGCCGCCTCCTCTCCACTCCGTTTGATTGTACGCGAAACCCGCTACCGCGGGGGCGCCTCCGCGGGTTCCCGGCGCCGCAGGTGCGCGAGGCTGTCGAGCACCTCCCGGATCCACCGCAGGGCTTCCTCCGGTCCGCACCGCACGAGAAGTCCCTCCGGAACCGTCTGCACCCGGCGGCGGTACTCCAGCCGCAGCCAGGTCTTCTCCTGCTCCCCGAGCGGAATCCGGAAGCGCAGCAGGACACCGTCCGGTCGCTGCGTAATGGCCCCGATCCCCAACGCCCGCGCCCGCTCCCGCAGGACCGCGATCTCCACCAGATTCTGCACGGGCCCGGGAGGCGGGCCGTAGCGGTCCTGCAGCTCCTCCCGGAGTTCCGCGGCCTCCTCCCCGCTCCGCAGGGCCGCCAGGCGCCGGTAGACGCTCAGCCGCTGGGCCTCCTCCGGGATGTACTCGCCGGGGAGGTAAGCGGAGACCCGGAGATCCACCACGGGATCCGGAGCCTCCTCCACGAACTCCCC contains the following coding sequences:
- a CDS encoding deoxyribonuclease IV → MVVQVWYSRSVRFGAHVSIRGRLSSAIARALAIGCECLQIFVGNPRSWRAVRYPPEDLAEFRRERARSGLDPLVAHTPYLLNLAASGEVYERSVRALGHALEVMEVLEGLGVVTHIGSARDCGFAEAVRRVARAVRRGLAATDRALVLLEGSAGRTLGGTFGELAALVDALDGDERVGICLDTAHLYAAGWDLQTPDGVEAMLEAFQEQVGLARLRLLHLNDTQAPRGSRRDRHENIGAGRIGLVGFRTLVSHPRLASLCGIIETPGFGKQGPDRRNLEVLKSLRAEGGW
- a CDS encoding aminotransferase class I/II-fold pyridoxal phosphate-dependent enzyme, with product MAQLGFNTLAVHAGSPPDPFGALVPPLYQTSTFTFETVADGARRANERIPAAFYTRWGNPTLRACADRLAALEGGEACLLAASGMAATSQAVLAVVRGGDHLVAPVSLYSGTFELFAQVLPRYGVEVTFVDPEDPENYARAVRPNTKLVYLETPANPVLQITDIAAVARIARQAGILSMADNTFATPYNTRPLALGVDVVVHSATKALGGHHHLVLGAVVGKRDFIERCWEQVRVYGGCADPFAAWLLLVGVQTLGLRMERVNRTALEIARFLAGHPRVERVYYPGLPEHPNHAVARRQMHGFGGMLAFEVRGGLEAGVRLVERLRVIQRAVSLGGVHSLATHPASTTHAHMPREERIRAGIRDGLIRLSVGIEDLEDLLADLEQALE
- a CDS encoding MFS transporter, with translation MNATRPAVTDSAAVPRTPPRLGWFVLLLVVGHAAVDAGSGALPALVQHFRTQLALSYTLTGILVTASSLGGGVAQIGAGLWADWRPQPWMPAAGVALTALGLGGAGFVHDARSATVALALIALGSALFHPEAVRTVYLSGEERRATAMATFSIGGNLGWALGPAVVALLTDLQGLGGMRWWLLVGLPMAISLGLVTPRASASPAASASVPDEEGRDDWPAYLNVLLVSLLRGAVHLAVTIFYLGYLIDTLGRSRTEASLALSLLLASGIVSSPLLGRLADRFGPKSVLAATIAALAGLVALLPLVPPGGVYPMMMLVGASSMGTLPVSLVLGQQYLPGRRALGGGMQVAVSSFASLFATPFGILADRTSIPAVIWVAAALAAFGALLASRLPARS
- a CDS encoding PQQ-dependent sugar dehydrogenase; amino-acid sequence: MRWGILALALSLTATVPGAGAPQVTVYARRLEIPWQLAFAPDGRAFVTERPGRIRVIRSGRLEPDPVAQLPVAHVGEGGLLGLALHPEFPRQPYVYVYYTYEAGGLRNRVERLREEGGRLVRDRVILDGIPGAFVHDGGRLHFGPDGMLYVGTGDARSPALAQDRTSLAGKILRVSPDGGVPRDNPFPGSPVYSLGHRNVQGLAWHPRTRQLYATEHGPTGDRGFAHDEVNLIRPGGNYGWPEVLCGTPHPPGFTDALACSGDETWAPSGATFVSRGAWREGLLVANLRGAHLRLFTLNGEGTRVVRQERVLGGFGRLRDVVEGPDGALYVLTSNRDGRGSPTPEDDRILRILPP
- a CDS encoding 5-formyltetrahydrofolate cyclo-ligase, encoding MSVAARKEELRRRIIRGRAAEPDKEAKSRAILERVFRLPPFRQARTVLFYVDAGSEVRTRAFIPRAMALGKRVAVPYCARDEQGQDALRLFLLQDLQELEPGAFGILEPKPELRGYPERALAAQEVDMVLVPGVVFDRRGGRIGHGWGYYDRLLRSVRPDCWLVGLAYECQVVEEVPMEPRDVFVDLVVTERAVYVGRGRPSGTRGAGWVL
- a CDS encoding septum formation initiator family protein: MHEKFPITEMRPRRTLHRTPPLPRFGKLLVLLTLMAFLTGSLARSASRAYWLDREVRTLEHVRASLLAQNRRLREEIHRLHDPKVVERIAREELGFVRPGEIAVLLLPDPGPPPRRSR
- the eno gene encoding phosphopyruvate hydratase, with the protein product MARIIALTAREILDSRGNPTVEVEVVVEGGARGRAAAPSGASTGAHEALELRDRDPNRYLGRGVLRAVENVRHLLAPALVGKDAADQAGVDRLLCVLDGTENKSRLGANALVAASLAVAKAEAAHRGISLFRYLGGEEATLLPVPLLNVINGGAHADNPLELQEFLLVPLGAPSFRDALRVGTEVYHHLRQLLRARGFATGVGDEGGFAPELRTSAEALDLLVEAIGAAGYRPGEEVALALDAAASELYRDGRYHLEGRARSAEEMIAYYEDLLERYPLVSLEDPLAEDDWEGWRTLTEALGKRVQLVGDDLFVTHPERLRRGVESRCANAILIKPNQIGTLTETRQTVQAAHRAGYRAILSHRSGETEDTAIADLAVAWRCGQIKTGAPCRGERVAKYNQLLRIEEELGSRAQYAGRTAFAR
- a CDS encoding S4 domain-containing protein; protein product: MRLDRFLQQSRLIRRRTLAHALCANFRVRLNGHVAKPASPVRPGDLIEIDFGTRRVVVRVREVPDRPVPPSEAVRLVEILGVVRE
- the mazG gene encoding nucleoside triphosphate pyrophosphohydrolase; translation: MARPTFEDLVRVMATLRGPGGCPWDRQQTHRSLRPYLLEEAYEVLDAIERGDADRLREELGDLLLQVIFHAQIAAESGAFTIHDVVAHLHDKLIRRHPHVFPDAEGRVVEGVVTPEQVKQRWEVLKRAERGEEGTSALDGVSAALPALLWAQKVYKRAREAGWEWPDVREALEKLEEEVGELREAVEDHRPEAIHEELGDVLMTAVKVAVFTGTDPEGALRDACGKFIRRFEAMERLAAERGQRVEQLPLSELVGLWQEAKQREG